CGTCTACTGCGACTATTTCTCGAGTGAAACGTTCACTGCAGTGGGGTAATGATGCATATACAATGATTTTAGAACGAATGGATATTGAGACGAAACATTAAAAATAAAGTGAAAAAGTAAGCGATAAAATGCACGTGAAACGTACATTTAACGCTTGCTTTTTTTATGTAATTTTTCCTTTAAATCCCAGGGTGTTACTTAGAATATCAGCCTTAAAAATGCTATAATATTATCTATGATATTTAAAGGAGTATTCGGTTATGTATGATATAAAACAATGGCGCCATGTTTTTAAATTAGATCCAGCTAAGGCAATAACTGATTCTGATCTTGAAAAAATATGTATGTCGCAAACAGATGCCATCATTATTGGAGGGACAGATAACGTTACCGAAGATAATGTGTTGCATTTAATGAGTCGTGTGAGACGCTATCCATTACCATTAGTTTTGGAAATTTCAAATATTGAAAGTATTGTACCTGGATTTGATTTCTATTTTGTCCCGACAGTTCTGAACAGTACTGATGTTTCATTTCATAATGGGTTGTTACTTGAAGCACTTAAAATGTATGGACATATGATGCATTTTGAAGAAATTCTTTTTGAAGGGTATGTTGTACTGAACCCCGAAAGTAAAGTGGCTAAACATACGAAAGCGAATACGGACTTAACAACTGAAGATATCGAAGCTTATGCTCAAATGATGAACGA
The sequence above is a segment of the Staphylococcus hyicus genome. Coding sequences within it:
- the pcrB gene encoding heptaprenylglyceryl phosphate synthase; the encoded protein is MYDIKQWRHVFKLDPAKAITDSDLEKICMSQTDAIIIGGTDNVTEDNVLHLMSRVRRYPLPLVLEISNIESIVPGFDFYFVPTVLNSTDVSFHNGLLLEALKMYGHMMHFEEILFEGYVVLNPESKVAKHTKANTDLTTEDIEAYAQMMNEMYRLPILYLEYSGTKGSLEDVEAAKSNLSTTQLFYGGGIDGYESASSYASVADTIVVGNLVYEDIKKAIQTTKIKERT